The Drechmeria coniospora strain ARSEF 6962 chromosome 02, whole genome shotgun sequence genome has a segment encoding these proteins:
- a CDS encoding thiol peroxidase, whose protein sequence is MAASRTTPLRLGSTAEDFTADSNVGPFKFYEYIGNDWAILFSHPQDYTPVCTTELGAFAKLEPEFAKRGVKLVGLSADTPERHEGWIKDIAEVTGGTVTFPIVADNDRKVANLYDMIDYQDPSNIDHNALPLTIRSVFFIDPKKKIRTILSYPASTGRNAAEVLRIVDSLQAGDKFKIATPIDWVPGQDVIVANSVKQDEAKELFPQHRTVKPYLRYTALPKA, encoded by the exons ATGGCCGCTTCTCGCACCACTCCCCTTCGTctcggctcgacggccgaggattTCACGGCCGACAGCAACGTCGGCCCCTTCAAGTTCTACGAATACATCGGGAACGACTGGGCCATCCTGTTCTCCCACCCCCAGGACTACACGCCAGTCTGCACCACGGAGCTCGGCGCGTTCGCCAAGCTCGAACCCGAATTCGCCAAGCGCGGCgtcaagctcgtcggcctctccGCCGACACGCCCGAGCGGCACGAGGGCTGGATCAAGGACATTGCCGAGGTCACGGGCGGCACCGTCACGTTCCCCATCGTGGCCGACAATGACCGCAAGGTCGCCAACCTTTACGACAT GATCGACTACCAGGACCCCAGCAACATCGACCACAACGCCCTCCCCCTCACCATCCGCTCCGTCTTCTTCATCGACCCGAAGAAGAAGATCCGCACGATCCTCTCCTACCCAGCCTCGACCGGCCgcaacgccgccgaggtgctCCGAATCGTGGACTCCCTCCAGGCCGGCGACAAGTTCAAGATTGCGACGCCCATCGACTGGGTCCCCGGCCAggacgtcatcgtcgccaacaGCGTCAAGCAGGACGAGGCGAAGGAGCTCTTCCCCCAGCACCGCACCGTCAAGCCATACTTGCGCTACACTGCCCTCCCCAAGGCTTGA
- a CDS encoding regulatory protein ral2: MAHPARLTNQQKSPRTGLPSLPGSGTHERKRQPPSDPYDLDCYPGVYRGVQQAPWKRQQPRKGSVLGFDWPSPNASHSHQRLPTGRSSSASALQHATQSSLKHSLDKPLPQPPSPPTYTTLALLAGGTGRVGNRLRPNIDRFQGRSTKPKMDGRTSTTDSGSSNQMYGARDRHAPDVNSSMSSLASSVRHDAADEARDGTASRTNGPAAAAAATTAAATAQERAQAAATPIGGPPQGSSAHLSGLMCNVHRTTGREPPPLVGATTTILGDKLYVFGGRALSRSRPAPLTADLFELDLIRRHWTKLEAAGDLPPPRYFHSMCPLGDTKLVCYGGMSPAPTQPAAAAAGEQQQAEVAVMSDIYVYDTRSNRWTYLPAQDPPQGRYAHCACILSSAAAFSSKHAPLSALQHNPSSANPNEGRIGINIDGTGGAEMVVVGGQDGANHYIEQISVFNLRSLKWTSTQSLGKSCGAYRSVVAPLPPSVTAKIGKPNQGASQRLDGGISLEARELGSSMLIYSNYNFLDVKLELQIRASDGSLTERPMSGTYSPPGLRFPNGGIIDTHFVVSGTYLTSSKQEYALWALDLRTLTWSRIDAGGSVFSQGSWNRGVLWNRRNTFVILGNRKRSLVEDYNHRRINFSNVCMVELEAFGFYDNPRKTNPMSGFISASSPYSGGGFSLTRKAGYTAGGRFHSRASEELGEKALNLRELSDMDILCIAGERVPVNSRILARRWGPYFVQLLREGTATQDGSDAVTLRSGHSSNAARASAMTATPRPRTTAEPSPSGSGYSGHSGHSASTSSTSAQSGRSTQGGDGNPVNINSTPTPRSLPPNGRPRCLYLPHTFLTVQALLHFLYTSSLPLPTSPLCTPQILCSLLQIARPYRVDGLLEAIVERLHALLDSRNAAAVFNATAMAAGGGRGIDGSLNPNYFISGSENESHVMASNYSADGSSTNGSSLSDLASTAGGLSLNTKVPQQNRPSSGELSATSVSGSEQGSEIGASDMERFVWNAELSSVIGLQKRGLRGLMDGRRMRERSATGGAATLSTYGAAAYIGGSSGGGQRLGLGLGIPG; this comes from the coding sequence ATGGCTCATCCCGCAAGGCTAACGAACCAACAGAAGTCGCCTCGAACAGGCCTTCCTTCTCTCCCTGGTTCTGGCACCCACGAGCGCAAGCGCCAGCCGCCGTCCGACCCGTACGACCTAGACTGCTACCCAGGTGTTTATCGGGGAGTCCAGCAAGCGCCGTGGAAAAGGCAACAACCCCGAAAAGGCTCCGTTCTCGGCTTCGATTGGCCTTCGCCAAACGCCAGCCACTCCCACCAGCGGCTACCGACTGGCagatcatcgtcggcgtcggcactTCAGCATGCGACGCAGTCGAGCTTGAAGCATAGTCTTGACAAGCCTCTTCCGCAACCCCCTTCTCCGCCGACCTATACGACCCTCGCGCTGTTGGCGGGTGGTACCGGTCGCGTCGGCAACCGTCTTCGTCCGAATATTGATCGCTTCCAAGGCCGCTCAACCAAACCCAAGATGGACGGCCGGACCAGCACGACGGATTCGGGTTCCTCGAATCAGATGTATGGCGCCCGGGACCGGCACGCCCCCGACGTGAATAGCAGCATGAGCAGCTTGGCAAGTTCGGTGAGgcatgatgccgccgacgaagcaaGGGATGGAACGGCATCGCGAACCAACGGCCCCgctgcggcggcagcggcgacgacggcggcggcaaccgCTCAGGAGAGAGCGCAGGCCGCCGCGACCCCCATCGGCGGACCCCCCCAGGGTTCTTCGGCCCATTTGTCAGGGTTGATGTGCAATGTGCATCGCACGACGGGCCGGGAACCCCCTCCGCTCGTCGgtgccaccaccaccataCTGGGAGACAAACTCTACGTCTTTGGCGGCAGGGCCTTGTCCAGGAGTCGTCCAGCTCCGCTGACGGCCGACCTGTTCGAGCTCGACCTGATCAGGCGACACTGGACcaagctcgaggcggcgggagATCTGCCTCCTCCGAGGTATTTTCACTCCATGTGTCCGCTTGGCGACACCAAGTTGGTTTGCTACGGCGGCATGTCTCCCGCACCGACCcagcctgccgccgccgccgccggcgagcagcagcaggccgaggtcgccgtcaTGTCCGACATTTACGTCTATGACACGCGGAGCAACAGGTGGACATACCTGCCAGCCCAAGACCCTCCCCAGGGTCGGTACGCGCACTGCGCTTGCATActttcgtcggcggccgccttttCCTCCAAGCACGCTCCGCTGTCCGCACTGCAGCACAACCCGTCATCGGCCAACCCGAACGAGGGCCGCATCGGCATCAACATTGACGGCACCGGTGGCGCCGAGATggttgtcgtcggcggccaggacggcgcAAACCACTATATTGAGCAGATTAGCGTCTTCAATCTTCGGAGCCTCAAATGGACGTCGACGCAGTCTCTGGGAAAGAGCTGCGGTGCATACCGCAGCGTCGTCGCTCCCCTGCCTCCCTCGGTGACGGCCAAGATTGGCAAGCCGAATCAAGGCGCTTCGCAGCGACTGGATGGCGGCATCAGCCTGGAGGCGCGTGAACTCGGCTCGTCGATGCTCATCTACTCCAACTACAACTTTCTGGACGTAAAGCTGGAGCTTCAGATCCGTGCCTCGGACGGGTCCTTGACGGAGCGACCAATGTCTGGTACCTACTCGCCACCCGGTTTGCGTTTCCCCAacggcggcatcatcgacaCTCATTTCGTCGTCAGCGGAACCTATCTCACCTCTTCCAAGCAAGAATATGCCCTTTGGGCGCTGGACCTGAGGACGCTTACCTGGAGTCGAATTGATGCTGGCGGCAGCGTTTTCAGCCAGGGCAGCTGGAATAGGGGCGTCCTGTGGAATCGTCGCAATACCTTTGTCATCTTGGGCAACAGAAAGCGTAGCCTCGTGGAAGACTACAACCACCGGCGCATCAACTTCTCGAATGTCTGCATGGTGGAGCTGGAAGCGTTTGGGTTCTACGACAATCCGCGCAAGACCAACCCCATGTCGGGCTTCATCTCCGCGAGCAGCCCGTActcgggcggcggcttcAGCCTGACACGCAAGGCCGGTTACACGGCAGGCGGCCGCTTCCATTCCAGGGCCAGTGAGGAGCTGGGAGAAAAAGCTCTCAATCTGCGAGAACTGTCCGACATGGATATTCTCTGCATCGCTGGCGAGCGTGTACCGGTCAACTCGAGGATACTGGCGAGGCGATGGGGCCCGTACTTTGTTCAGCTGCTCCGAGAGGGAACCGCTACCCAGGACGGAAGCGATGCCGTGACGCTGCGTTCAGGCCACTCGAGCAACGctgcgagggcgtcggcgatgaccgcgactcctcgtccgagaaCCACGGCGGAACCATCGCCGAGCGGCTCCGGATACTCTGGGCACTCGGGACactcggcctcgacatcgAGCACATCGGCGCAGAGCGGCCGATCAAcccagggcggcgacggaaaCCCCGTCAACATAAACTCCACTCCCACTCCGCGATCTCTGCCACCGAATGGGAGGCCTCGATGTCTCTACCTGCCACATACGTTCCTGACGGTGCAAGCGTTGCTGCATTTTCTCTACACCAGCTCCCTTCCGCTGCCGACTTCCCCGCTCTGCACGCCGCAAATACTGTGCTCTCTGCTTCAGATTGCCCGACCTTACCGggtcgacggcctcctggAAGCCATCGTCGAGCGATTGCATGCTCTTCTGGATAGCAGaaatgccgccgccgtcttcaacgcgacggccatggcggccgggGGAGGGCGAGGCATCGACGGATCGCTGAATCCGAACTATTTCATCAGCGGCTCCGAGAACGAATCTCACGTAATGGCGTCGAATTACTCGGCAGATGGTAGCTCGACAAACGGGTCGTCTCTGTCGGATCTGGCGTCAACCGCTGGAGGGCTGAGCCTTAACACCAAAGTTCCGCAACAGAATCGTCCGTCTAGCGGTGAACTCTCCGCCACCAGCGTCAGTGGTTCCGAGCAGGGTTCGGAGATCGGCGCCAGTGACATGGAACGCTTCGTCTGGAACGCCGAGCTTAGCAGTGTCATCGGTTTGCAGAAACGAGGCCTGAGAGGCCTCATGGACGGCCGCAGAATGCGGGAGAGGTCAGCAACCGGGGGTGCGGCGACTCTTAGCACGTACGGAGCTGCCGCCTATATCGGCGGTTCTTCTGGGGGTGGCC